In Candidatus Sodalis pierantonius str. SOPE, one DNA window encodes the following:
- the dnaG gene encoding DNA primase, with product MAGRIPRVFINDLLARTDIVDLIDARVKLKKQGKNFHACCPFHHEKTPSFTVNGEKQFYHCFGCGAHGNAIDFLMNYDRLEFVESIEELVAQHGLEVPYETGSGPNQQERHQRQSLYQLMDKLSGFYQQALKAPTATQADHYLQRRGLSEAVIAHFAIGFAPPGWDNVIKRFGRSAEDRAALNDAGMLVVNENGRTYDRFRERIMFPIRDKRGRVIAFGGRILGDGQPKYLNSPETDIFHKGRQLYGLYEAQRQHPELSRLLVVEGYMDVVALAQFGIDYAVASLGTSTTADHIQLLYRATDRVICCYDGDRAGREAAWRALENALPYLSDGRQLRFMFLPEGEDPDTLVRKIGKAAFEQRIEQAQPLSTFLFETLMPQVDLSSPDGRAKLSTLALPLIGQVPGETLRLYLRQQLGNKLGILDDSQLEKLLPKAALKANISPQPRIKRTTMRILIGLLVQHPRLSALVPTVQGLEQASLPGVPLFIELVEACQAQPGLTTGQLLEHYRESKSSSQLETLATWNHMIIDEMIEATFVDTLASLYDSILEHRQEALIARDRTHGLTAEERQELWSLNQALAKKT from the coding sequence ATGGCTGGACGAATCCCACGTGTCTTTATCAATGACTTGTTGGCGCGTACCGACATCGTCGATCTGATCGATGCGCGGGTAAAGCTCAAAAAGCAGGGCAAGAACTTTCACGCCTGCTGTCCATTCCATCATGAGAAAACCCCGTCGTTTACCGTGAACGGCGAAAAGCAGTTTTACCATTGTTTTGGCTGCGGCGCCCACGGCAACGCCATCGACTTTTTGATGAATTACGATCGGTTGGAGTTCGTTGAATCCATCGAGGAACTGGTCGCCCAACACGGCCTGGAAGTGCCGTATGAAACCGGCTCCGGCCCGAATCAGCAGGAGCGCCATCAGCGACAAAGTCTGTATCAGCTGATGGACAAGCTCAGCGGCTTTTACCAGCAGGCGTTGAAGGCGCCGACGGCGACGCAGGCCGATCACTATTTACAACGGCGCGGGCTAAGCGAAGCGGTCATCGCGCATTTTGCCATCGGCTTCGCGCCGCCGGGCTGGGATAATGTTATTAAGCGTTTCGGCCGTTCGGCCGAGGATCGCGCCGCGCTCAACGACGCCGGCATGCTGGTGGTCAACGAAAACGGTCGAACTTACGACCGTTTTCGTGAACGCATCATGTTTCCGATCCGCGACAAACGCGGCCGCGTTATCGCCTTCGGCGGGCGGATATTGGGCGATGGGCAGCCAAAGTACCTAAACTCGCCGGAAACCGACATTTTCCATAAAGGCCGCCAGCTGTACGGTCTGTATGAAGCCCAACGACAGCATCCGGAATTATCCCGGCTGCTCGTGGTCGAAGGGTATATGGACGTAGTGGCGCTGGCGCAGTTCGGCATCGACTATGCGGTGGCTTCGTTGGGCACCTCGACCACCGCCGACCATATTCAACTGCTTTATCGCGCCACCGATCGGGTGATCTGCTGTTATGATGGCGATCGCGCCGGGCGTGAAGCGGCCTGGCGCGCGCTGGAAAACGCGCTGCCCTACCTGAGCGACGGCCGCCAGTTGCGTTTTATGTTCCTGCCGGAAGGCGAAGATCCCGATACGCTGGTGCGCAAAATTGGTAAAGCGGCGTTTGAACAGCGCATCGAACAGGCGCAGCCGCTGTCGACGTTCCTATTTGAAACGCTGATGCCGCAGGTAGATTTAAGCAGCCCCGACGGCCGCGCCAAACTCAGCACCCTGGCGCTGCCGCTGATAGGCCAGGTGCCGGGGGAAACATTGCGTCTTTATTTGCGCCAGCAGTTGGGCAACAAACTGGGGATCCTTGACGACAGCCAGCTGGAGAAACTGCTGCCCAAGGCGGCGCTAAAGGCAAATATTTCACCGCAGCCGCGGATAAAACGCACAACCATGCGTATACTGATAGGATTGCTGGTGCAACATCCGCGGCTTTCCGCCCTGGTCCCCACGGTCCAGGGGCTTGAGCAGGCAAGTCTGCCGGGCGTGCCGCTGTTTATCGAGTTAGTAGAGGCCTGCCAGGCCCAGCCGGGGTTAACGACCGGCCAATTGCTGGAGCATTATCGGGAGAGTAAATCTTCCTCACAGCTTGAAACTCTGGCGACCTGGAACCACATGATCATTGATGAGATGATCGAGGCGACATTTGTCGACACCCTGGCGAGTCTTTACGACTCCATACTTGAACACCGCCAGGAAGCGCTTATCGCCCGCGACCGGACCCACGGCCTGACGGCCGAAGAACGCCAGGAGCTCTGGTCGCTGAATCAGGCGCTGGCGAAAAAAACCTGA
- a CDS encoding tail fiber assembly protein, translating to MVSWLAGTKNVLDGSRVLTMEKMKFSAKTAGFYLASMIDSYKKAGSLPDDLIDIDDKTYAKYCRNPPRGKTRGADSQGYPIWVDAPPPTPEEARRGAAFMKQQRMDEATRAIAPLQDAVDLDMATDAEKAALLAWKKYRVLLNRVDITQVPDIDWPDPPA from the coding sequence ATGGTTTCATGGCTGGCAGGAACGAAAAATGTATTGGATGGCAGTAGGGTATTGACAATGGAAAAAATGAAATTTAGCGCCAAAACTGCCGGTTTTTACCTGGCATCAATGATCGACTCCTACAAAAAAGCAGGATCTTTGCCAGACGATTTAATCGATATTGACGATAAAACATACGCGAAGTATTGCCGGAACCCACCCAGGGGAAAAACGCGTGGTGCAGACTCACAGGGTTACCCAATATGGGTTGATGCGCCCCCACCAACGCCTGAAGAAGCAAGGCGCGGTGCCGCATTCATGAAGCAGCAGCGGATGGACGAAGCGACACGTGCCATAGCCCCACTCCAGGACGCTGTAGACCTCGACATGGCAACGGATGCCGAAAAAGCCGCTCTGCTGGCGTGGAAGAAATACCGCGTACTGCTAAACCGCGTGGATATCACCCAGGTGCCGGATATTGACTGGCCGGATCCGCCCGCATGA
- the rpoD gene encoding RNA polymerase sigma factor RpoD yields MEQNPQSQLKLLVTRGKEQGYLTFAEVNDHLPEDIVDSDQIEDIIQMINDMGIQVMEEAPDADDLLLAETTSDTDEDAAEAAAQVLSSVESEIGRTTDPVRMYMREMGTVELLTREGEIDIAKRIEDGINQVQCSVAEYPEAITYLLEQYDRVEAGEARLSDLITGFVDPNAEEDMAPTATHIGSELSADEIADDDDEDEEDDDDDSTDDDNSIDPELARQKFVELREQYEITRNVIKTNGRSYAKSAAEILNLSDMFKQFRLVPKQFDYLVNNMRAMMDRVRTQERLIMKLCVEISKMPKKNFVTLFFGNETSESWFKAALAMNKPWSEKLHEVDDDVHRSLQKLRQIEEETGLTIEQVKDINRRMSIGEAKARLAKKEMVEANLRLVISIAKKYTNRGLQFLDLIQEGNIGLMKAVDKFEYRRGYKFSTYATWWIRQAITRSIADQARTIRIPVHMIETINKLNRISRQMLQEMGREPTPEELAERMLMPEDKIRKVLKIAKEPISMETPIGDDEDSHLGDFIEDTTLELPLDSATSESLRSATHDVLAGLTAREAKVLRMRFGIDMNTDHTLEEVGKQFDVTRERIRQIEAKALRKLRHPSRSEVLRSFLDD; encoded by the coding sequence ATGGAGCAAAACCCGCAGTCACAGCTCAAGCTGCTTGTCACACGTGGTAAGGAGCAAGGCTATTTGACCTTTGCCGAGGTCAATGACCATCTGCCGGAGGATATTGTCGACTCCGATCAGATCGAAGATATCATCCAGATGATAAATGACATGGGCATCCAGGTGATGGAAGAAGCACCGGACGCCGATGACCTGCTGCTGGCCGAAACCACCTCCGACACCGACGAAGATGCGGCGGAAGCCGCGGCGCAGGTCTTGTCCAGCGTCGAGTCCGAGATTGGCCGCACCACCGACCCGGTGCGCATGTATATGCGCGAAATGGGTACCGTGGAGCTGCTGACCCGCGAAGGCGAGATCGATATCGCCAAACGTATCGAAGATGGCATTAATCAGGTTCAGTGCTCGGTCGCCGAGTACCCTGAGGCCATCACCTACCTGCTGGAACAGTACGACCGCGTCGAGGCCGGCGAGGCCCGTCTGTCCGATCTTATCACCGGCTTTGTCGATCCCAACGCGGAAGAAGATATGGCGCCCACCGCGACCCATATCGGCTCTGAACTCTCCGCCGACGAAATCGCCGATGACGACGACGAGGATGAAGAGGACGACGACGACGACAGCACGGACGACGATAACAGCATCGATCCGGAGCTGGCGCGCCAGAAATTTGTTGAGCTGCGTGAGCAGTACGAAATCACCCGCAATGTCATCAAAACCAACGGGCGCAGCTATGCCAAATCGGCCGCGGAGATTCTGAATCTTTCCGACATGTTCAAACAGTTCCGCCTGGTGCCAAAGCAGTTCGATTACCTGGTCAACAACATGCGCGCCATGATGGATCGCGTGCGTACCCAGGAACGTTTGATCATGAAGCTGTGCGTTGAAATCAGCAAGATGCCGAAGAAAAACTTCGTCACGCTTTTCTTCGGTAATGAAACCAGCGAAAGCTGGTTCAAAGCCGCGTTGGCCATGAACAAGCCCTGGTCGGAAAAACTGCATGAAGTCGATGATGACGTGCATCGCAGCCTGCAGAAACTGCGGCAGATTGAAGAAGAAACCGGTCTGACTATCGAGCAGGTGAAGGATATCAACCGCCGCATGTCGATCGGCGAAGCCAAGGCGCGGCTCGCCAAGAAAGAAATGGTCGAAGCGAACCTGCGTCTGGTTATTTCCATCGCCAAAAAATACACTAACCGCGGCCTGCAGTTCCTGGACCTGATCCAGGAGGGCAACATCGGTTTGATGAAGGCGGTGGACAAATTTGAATATCGCCGCGGCTACAAGTTCTCGACCTACGCCACGTGGTGGATCCGCCAGGCCATCACCCGCTCTATCGCCGACCAGGCGCGCACCATCCGCATCCCGGTGCATATGATTGAGACTATCAACAAGCTCAACCGTATCTCCCGGCAGATGCTGCAGGAAATGGGACGCGAACCGACGCCCGAAGAGCTGGCCGAACGCATGCTGATGCCGGAAGATAAGATCCGTAAGGTACTGAAAATCGCCAAAGAGCCTATCTCCATGGAAACGCCTATCGGCGACGATGAAGATTCGCATCTGGGAGATTTCATCGAGGATACGACCCTCGAGCTGCCGCTGGATTCCGCCACCTCTGAGAGCCTGCGTTCAGCGACCCATGATGTATTGGCCGGTCTTACCGCGCGCGAAGCCAAGGTGTTGCGCATGCGCTTCGGTATCGATATGAATACCGACCATACGCTTGAGGAAGTGGGGAAACAGTTCGACGTCACCCGCGAGCGTATTCGTCAGATCGAAGCGAAAGCGCTGCGTAAACTGCGGCACCCGAGCCGGTCTGAAGTACTGCGCAGCTTCTTGGACGATTAA
- a CDS encoding IS5 family transposase, with amino-acid sequence MAKQKFKITNWPAYNNALRQRGDLTVWLDESAIAAWTESTPPEHRGRPLHYTDMAITTVLMIKRVFNLSLRALQGFVDSIFKLMGLSLRCPDYSLVSRRAKTVDISIKTPTRGEISHLVIDGTGLKVFGEGEWKVRQHRAERRRVWRKLHLAVDSVTHEIICADLSLSGTTDAQALPGLINQTHRKIREASADSAYDTRYYHDALLRKKIKPLIPPRSGAQYWPARYHERNHAVANQHLSGNNDTWKKKVGYHRRSLAETAMFRFKTLLGGHLSLHDYDAQVGETMAMVKALNRITLLGMPNSVRIM; translated from the coding sequence ATGGCAAAGCAAAAGTTTAAAATTACCAACTGGCCCGCATATAACAATGCGCTCAGGCAGCGGGGGGACCTGACAGTATGGCTTGATGAGTCAGCCATTGCTGCATGGACTGAGAGTACACCACCTGAACATCGTGGCCGGCCGCTTCACTACACCGATATGGCCATTACCACGGTTCTGATGATAAAGCGCGTGTTTAACCTTTCGCTCCGGGCGTTACAGGGTTTCGTTGACTCGATTTTTAAACTGATGGGGCTATCGCTGCGCTGCCCAGATTACTCTCTGGTCAGCCGGCGAGCAAAAACCGTCGACATCAGCATAAAAACGCCAACCCGCGGCGAAATCTCACACCTGGTCATCGATGGCACCGGCCTGAAAGTCTTCGGCGAAGGCGAATGGAAAGTCAGGCAGCATAGGGCTGAGAGGCGCAGAGTATGGCGCAAGCTTCATCTGGCAGTAGATAGCGTGACACATGAAATTATCTGTGCCGATTTATCGCTAAGCGGTACGACAGATGCGCAGGCGCTGCCCGGGCTGATTAACCAAACCCACCGGAAAATCAGGGAAGCGTCGGCTGACAGTGCTTACGATACGCGTTACTATCATGATGCTCTGCTGAGGAAAAAAATAAAGCCGCTTATCCCACCGCGAAGTGGTGCGCAATATTGGCCAGCTCGATACCATGAGCGTAACCATGCGGTGGCAAATCAGCATCTGAGCGGCAATAACGATACCTGGAAAAAGAAAGTAGGTTATCACCGGCGTTCACTGGCTGAAACGGCCATGTTCCGGTTTAAAACACTTCTGGGTGGTCATCTGAGTCTGCATGACTATGACGCGCAGGTAGGTGAGACAATGGCAATGGTTAAAGCACTTAACCGGATCACACTGTTAGGAATGCCAAACAGCGTCCGCATCATGTAA
- a CDS encoding IS5-like element ISSoEn1 family transposase, with translation MAKQKFKITNWPAYNNALRQRGDMTVWLDESAIAAWTESTPPEHRGRPLHYTDMAITTVLMIKRVFNLSLRALQGFVDAIFKLMGLSLRCPDYSLVSRRAKTVDISIKTPTRGEISHLVIDGTGLKIFGEGEWKVRQHGAERRRVWRKLHLAVDSATHEIICADLSLSGTTDAQALPGLINQTHRKIREASADSAYDTRYCHDALLRKKIKPLIPPRSGAQYWPARYHERNHAVANQHLSGNNDTWKKKVGYHRRSLAETAMFRFKTLLGGHLSLHDYDAQVGETMAMVKALNRITLLGMPNSVRIM, from the coding sequence ATGGCAAAGCAAAAGTTTAAAATCACCAACTGGCCCGCATACAACAATGCGCTCAGGCAGCGGGGGGACATGACAGTATGGCTTGATGAGTCAGCCATTGCTGCATGGACTGAGAGTACACCCCCTGAACATCGTGGCCGGCCGCTTCACTACACCGATATGGCCATTACCACGGTTCTGATGATAAAGCGCGTGTTTAACCTTTCGCTCCGGGCGTTACAGGGTTTCGTTGACGCGATTTTTAAACTGATGGGGCTGTCGCTGCGCTGCCCAGATTACTCTCTGGTCAGCCGGCGAGCAAAAACCGTCGACATCAGCATAAAAACGCCAACCCGCGGCGAAATCTCACACCTGGTCATCGATGGCACCGGCCTGAAAATCTTCGGCGAAGGCGAATGGAAAGTCAGGCAGCATGGGGCTGAGAGGCGCAGAGTATGGCGCAAGCTTCATCTGGCAGTAGATAGCGCGACACATGAAATTATCTGTGCCGATTTATCGCTAAGCGGTACGACAGATGCGCAGGCGCTGCCCGGGCTGATTAACCAAACCCACCGGAAAATCAGGGAAGCGTCGGCTGACAGTGCTTACGATACGCGTTACTGTCATGATGCTCTGCTGAGGAAAAAAATAAAGCCGCTTATCCCACCGCGAAGTGGTGCGCAATATTGGCCAGCTCGATACCATGAGCGTAACCATGCGGTGGCAAATCAGCATCTGAGCGGCAATAACGATACCTGGAAAAAGAAAGTAGGTTATCACCGGCGTTCACTGGCTGAAACGGCCATGTTCCGGTTTAAAACACTTCTGGGTGGTCATCTGAGTCTGCATGACTATGACGCGCAGGTAGGTGAGACAATGGCAATGGTTAAAGCACTTAACCGGATCACACTGTTAGGAATGCCAAACAGCGTCCGCATCATGTAA
- a CDS encoding cation:proton antiporter: protein MDFLGWTAAVGGLLLLMSLASGWINRGPLTVFGLYLIAGIICGPWMLDLLHLNLAQHAVLVARTTEIAMATSLFITGLKLRLPFSNPGWRMGIRLAFPAMIHTVAGITVMFHYITGFAWPLAFGAIVAPTDPVLASLISVNDANDDDSMRVSLSSEAGMNDGTALPVLMLAMALLASKTDFSAGILAHWALKDILWALLGGLGIGFGMGRGVGKLAARVRNAHQDVAPNDFFALALIALSYAAAQGLDTSGFLAAFAAGVGLRRAEVRVVNRHPPEELAEEEHYSPAEILVNPNRRHTLGNGGLATAVGLVVGDGLSFGDTVERLFAAAIVVALGISLAYHWDPMGLGLAAILFVIIRPLSVWLATLGTDTPPLRRLLIGWLGIRGIGSVNYIVYAFSHGLADKDAERMVNMALTLIVASVIVHGITVTPLLNWRQARQTARQADNTDP, encoded by the coding sequence ATGGATTTTCTGGGATGGACCGCCGCCGTCGGAGGGCTACTGTTACTGATGTCGCTGGCCTCCGGCTGGATTAACCGCGGTCCGCTAACGGTATTCGGCCTGTATCTGATCGCCGGGATTATCTGCGGACCGTGGATGCTGGATTTACTCCATCTCAACCTCGCCCAACATGCCGTTCTCGTCGCGCGGACGACAGAAATCGCCATGGCGACCTCGCTGTTCATCACCGGTCTGAAACTACGTTTGCCGTTCAGCAACCCCGGCTGGCGTATGGGCATCCGCCTGGCGTTTCCAGCAATGATACACACCGTCGCCGGCATCACCGTGATGTTCCATTACATCACCGGCTTTGCATGGCCGCTGGCGTTCGGCGCGATCGTCGCCCCGACCGATCCGGTGCTGGCCAGTTTAATCTCGGTGAATGACGCCAACGACGACGACAGCATGCGGGTTTCGCTCTCCAGCGAAGCGGGTATGAATGACGGTACGGCGTTGCCGGTACTGATGCTGGCGATGGCTCTGCTGGCTTCCAAAACCGACTTTTCCGCTGGCATCCTGGCCCACTGGGCGCTAAAAGATATTCTTTGGGCGCTATTGGGCGGGCTGGGGATCGGCTTTGGTATGGGCAGAGGCGTGGGAAAATTGGCGGCGCGCGTACGCAATGCCCATCAGGATGTCGCGCCCAATGACTTCTTTGCCCTGGCGCTGATAGCGCTAAGCTATGCCGCCGCGCAAGGCCTTGATACCTCAGGTTTTTTGGCTGCCTTTGCCGCCGGCGTCGGATTACGCCGCGCCGAAGTGCGGGTGGTAAATCGCCATCCGCCGGAAGAGTTGGCGGAAGAAGAGCATTATTCCCCTGCGGAGATCCTGGTGAACCCGAACCGGCGCCATACCTTGGGCAATGGTGGTCTGGCTACCGCCGTCGGTCTGGTAGTGGGGGATGGGCTTTCGTTCGGCGATACGGTGGAACGGCTGTTCGCCGCGGCGATTGTGGTGGCGCTCGGCATTTCCCTGGCCTACCACTGGGATCCGATGGGGCTGGGGCTGGCGGCGATACTTTTTGTGATCATACGTCCATTATCGGTGTGGCTGGCTACCCTCGGCACCGACACGCCGCCGTTGCGGCGGTTATTGATTGGCTGGCTTGGTATTCGCGGCATCGGCAGCGTCAACTATATCGTCTACGCTTTCAGCCACGGCCTGGCGGACAAGGACGCGGAGCGCATGGTCAACATGGCGCTGACGCTTATCGTCGCCAGCGTCATTGTCCATGGCATTACCGTGACGCCGCTGCTGAACTGGCGCCAAGCCAGACAAACCGCGCGGCAGGCAGATAATACGGACCCGTAA
- a CDS encoding polyketide cyclase, whose protein sequence is MHAIIWPEQYQPGFTDNFVSNEVIEAGLGAAEVWPWLNDAARWPDYYTNAANVRFYDRAGPALTTGVHFYFETFGFPVEAQVVEQQAPGAGQPGRLAWYGWAGEGDTRLDVHHAWLIEDLSGGRVRILTQETQNGKPALELARTRPNPMLNGHQTWLDGLVAAARRASRA, encoded by the coding sequence ATGCATGCGATTATCTGGCCCGAGCAGTATCAGCCGGGCTTTACCGACAATTTCGTGTCTAACGAAGTGATTGAGGCCGGCCTTGGCGCGGCCGAGGTTTGGCCGTGGCTTAACGACGCCGCGCGTTGGCCGGACTACTATACTAACGCCGCCAACGTTCGCTTTTACGATCGGGCGGGCCCCGCGCTGACGACGGGTGTCCACTTTTATTTTGAGACCTTCGGTTTCCCGGTGGAAGCACAGGTCGTAGAGCAGCAGGCACCTGGCGCAGGACAACCGGGACGGCTGGCCTGGTACGGTTGGGCGGGGGAGGGGGATACGCGTCTGGACGTGCATCACGCCTGGTTGATTGAGGATTTGTCCGGCGGTCGGGTGCGTATTCTGACCCAGGAAACGCAGAACGGCAAACCGGCGCTGGAATTGGCGAGAACCCGGCCTAATCCCATGTTGAACGGCCATCAGACGTGGCTGGACGGGCTGGTCGCGGCGGCCCGCAGAGCTAGCCGGGCATAA
- a CDS encoding LysR family transcriptional regulator, which produces MPANIRHLDLNLLRTLDVLLDERNVTRAAKRLVLTQPAVSGMLTRLRESFDDPLFVRTQRGIVPTRRAQALAAPVKQLLGDVETLLKPPAFDPATTCATLTLATTDYALRTVVVPLMGMLKHQAPGIRVAVVAGDNDRLQTQFEQGDVDLALMTPETTPPGLHAQPMYQETYVCVMRSDHPDAANGRLTLDRFCALEHALVSYYGGNFAGATDRALADLGRTRRVALSVNSFLVLPDMLRISDLIAIVPRRLAQHAEGLAILAPPLTIPGFSKSAAWHERTHRDPAHRWVRETLFTLCQTRD; this is translated from the coding sequence ATGCCCGCTAATATCAGACATTTGGATCTTAACCTTCTTAGAACCCTCGACGTCTTGTTGGACGAGCGCAACGTCACCCGCGCCGCAAAGCGTCTCGTCCTGACGCAGCCTGCCGTCAGCGGTATGCTGACGCGATTGCGTGAGAGTTTTGACGATCCGCTGTTCGTACGTACGCAGCGGGGCATCGTCCCCACGCGGCGGGCGCAGGCGCTGGCGGCGCCGGTTAAGCAACTGCTTGGCGATGTGGAAACCCTGCTTAAGCCACCGGCATTTGACCCCGCCACAACCTGTGCGACCCTCACTCTTGCCACGACCGATTATGCCCTGCGCACGGTGGTGGTACCACTTATGGGGATGCTCAAACATCAGGCCCCCGGCATTAGGGTAGCGGTGGTGGCGGGCGATAACGATCGATTACAGACGCAATTTGAGCAGGGCGACGTCGATTTGGCGCTGATGACGCCGGAGACGACGCCGCCGGGTCTGCACGCCCAGCCGATGTATCAGGAAACCTATGTTTGCGTCATGCGCTCCGATCATCCTGATGCTGCCAACGGCCGCCTCACACTTGATCGCTTTTGCGCGCTTGAGCATGCGCTAGTATCGTATTATGGCGGCAATTTTGCCGGTGCGACCGACAGGGCGCTGGCCGATCTGGGGCGGACGCGGCGCGTGGCGCTATCGGTAAATAGCTTTCTGGTGTTGCCCGACATGCTCCGCATCAGCGATCTTATCGCCATCGTCCCGCGGCGGCTGGCGCAACATGCCGAAGGCTTGGCGATCCTGGCGCCGCCGCTGACGATCCCCGGCTTTAGCAAAAGCGCGGCTTGGCACGAACGCACCCACCGTGACCCTGCCCACCGCTGGGTGCGGGAAACGCTTTTCACCCTGTGCCAAACGCGCGACTAA